In Acidimicrobiales bacterium, the following proteins share a genomic window:
- a CDS encoding TetR/AcrR family transcriptional regulator, whose translation MPSSASVSAAPSRGRPRDEHTDEAILAATLRLLRDAGYRSLSVEAVAGEAGVAKTTVYRRYRNKADLATAALATMIPVDELAHPSDDPQRDLVSFLDEFETALEDVGVDVIGSLLIDRGDSEFVELHRERIIGPRKQRSRQLLRRAQKLGLIRPDADLDLVMEMLIGSFFARHLAGRERPPRWAENAVATLWKGLEIRDSGSPRKLGE comes from the coding sequence GTGCCGTCCTCCGCCTCCGTCTCGGCGGCTCCCTCACGAGGCCGGCCGCGGGACGAACACACCGACGAGGCCATCCTGGCCGCCACGCTGCGGTTGCTGAGAGACGCCGGCTACCGGTCCCTGTCGGTCGAGGCGGTCGCCGGTGAGGCAGGCGTGGCCAAGACGACGGTCTACCGGCGCTACCGCAACAAGGCCGATCTGGCCACGGCGGCGCTTGCGACGATGATCCCTGTCGACGAGCTCGCTCACCCGTCGGACGACCCGCAACGCGATCTCGTGTCCTTCTTGGACGAGTTCGAGACGGCGCTCGAAGATGTCGGTGTCGACGTGATCGGATCGCTGTTGATCGACCGGGGCGACTCCGAGTTCGTCGAGCTGCATCGTGAGCGCATCATCGGTCCGCGCAAGCAGCGGAGCCGACAACTGCTGCGGCGAGCGCAGAAGCTCGGCCTGATCCGGCCCGATGCCGACCTGGACCTGGTCATGGAGATGCTCATCGGCTCCTTCTTCGCCCGCCATCTGGCCGGCAGGGAGCGCCCGCCGAGATGGGCGGAGAACGCGGTGGCGACACTCTGGAAGGGCCTCGAGATCAGGGATTCGGGCAGCCCCCGTAAGCTGGGAGAATGA
- a CDS encoding alpha/beta hydrolase, producing MTAQAFDPLPEPRLVPPPSPDPAGPSTPPSGARTFRYEGRELAYEVHGEGDRLLVYLHGLLLDANLNRGIAEALARRGNRVVLLDLLGHGRSDKPDHASAYRIDLYARQVFALLDELGAQQAVLGGVSLGANVSLQAAVLAPERVRGLVLEMPALEWAVPAAAVLFVPLVLALHYATPVAAVVSRLVRSLPRTPFGPLNSMLNAASLPPEQMAAVLHGILVGPTAPAVEERRTITVPTLVLGHRNDLIHPLNDATNLVRELPNGRLVRARSPLELRLWPDRLTGEMADFLAEVWATDETSANTRQ from the coding sequence ATGACCGCCCAGGCCTTCGACCCGCTCCCCGAACCGCGCCTCGTCCCCCCACCGAGCCCCGATCCGGCCGGGCCGAGCACTCCGCCCAGCGGGGCCCGGACGTTCCGCTACGAGGGAAGAGAGCTCGCGTACGAGGTGCACGGTGAGGGCGACCGCCTCCTCGTCTACCTTCACGGCCTGCTGCTCGATGCCAATCTCAACCGTGGGATAGCCGAGGCCCTGGCCCGCCGGGGCAACCGGGTCGTCCTGCTCGACCTGCTCGGCCATGGGCGCAGCGACAAGCCCGACCACGCCTCCGCGTACCGCATCGATCTCTACGCCCGCCAGGTCTTCGCCCTGCTCGACGAGCTCGGCGCCCAGCAGGCGGTCCTGGGCGGCGTCTCGCTCGGCGCCAACGTGAGCCTCCAGGCAGCCGTTCTGGCACCCGAGCGGGTTCGCGGACTGGTGCTCGAGATGCCGGCCCTGGAGTGGGCCGTGCCGGCGGCCGCCGTGCTGTTCGTGCCGCTCGTCCTGGCACTGCATTACGCCACCCCGGTGGCCGCCGTTGTCAGCAGGCTGGTGCGAAGCCTGCCCCGGACGCCCTTCGGCCCGTTGAACAGCATGCTGAACGCAGCGTCGCTTCCTCCCGAGCAGATGGCGGCCGTGCTCCACGGCATCCTCGTCGGTCCCACTGCGCCCGCGGTCGAGGAGCGGAGGACCATCACCGTGCCCACCCTGGTCCTGGGCCACCGCAACGACCTCATCCACCCGTTGAACGACGCCACCAACCTTGTGCGCGAGCTGCCCAACGGCCGCCTCGTGCGGGCCCGCTCCCCGCTGGAGCTGCGGCTGTGGCCGGA